In Streptomyces capitiformicae, one genomic interval encodes:
- a CDS encoding amino acid ABC transporter permease, producing the protein MSSVLYDVPGPRAKRRNVILSVLFVVAFAAALWWVYAKLDEKNQLDWAKWSPFFTDSRSWTTYILPGLENTLIAAALAMVIALPLGAVFGVSRLSDHSWVRWPSGAVVEFFRAIPVLILMVFANAAYAEFTDISSEDRPLYAVVTGLVLYNASVLAEIVRAGILSLPKGQSEAAMAIGLRKNQTMRFVLLPQSVTAMLPAIVSQLVVIVKDTALGGALLNFSELLAAVRPMSSFYGANTIASFTVVAVVFIAVNFALTTFASWLEGRLRRRKKGTGVVLGKDDLEELNPAGIGGTHGTGAGGSI; encoded by the coding sequence ATGAGTTCGGTCCTGTACGACGTCCCCGGCCCCCGGGCCAAGCGCCGGAACGTCATCCTCTCGGTGCTGTTCGTGGTCGCCTTCGCCGCCGCGCTCTGGTGGGTGTACGCCAAACTCGACGAGAAGAACCAGCTCGACTGGGCGAAGTGGTCGCCCTTCTTCACGGACTCCCGGTCGTGGACCACGTACATCCTGCCGGGCCTGGAGAACACGCTCATCGCGGCCGCCCTCGCCATGGTGATAGCCCTGCCGCTCGGTGCCGTCTTCGGCGTCTCGCGCCTCTCGGATCACTCGTGGGTGCGGTGGCCCTCCGGCGCCGTGGTGGAGTTCTTCCGCGCCATCCCGGTGCTGATCCTGATGGTCTTCGCCAACGCGGCGTACGCCGAGTTCACCGACATCAGCTCGGAGGACCGCCCTCTCTACGCGGTCGTCACCGGACTCGTGCTGTACAACGCCTCGGTGCTCGCGGAGATCGTGCGGGCCGGCATCCTGTCCCTTCCGAAGGGCCAGTCGGAAGCCGCGATGGCGATCGGTCTACGCAAGAACCAGACGATGCGGTTCGTCCTGCTGCCGCAGTCGGTCACGGCGATGCTGCCCGCGATCGTCAGCCAGCTGGTCGTCATCGTGAAGGACACTGCGCTTGGCGGCGCGCTGCTCAACTTCTCCGAGCTGCTGGCGGCGGTTCGCCCGATGAGCTCGTTCTACGGCGCGAACACCATCGCCAGCTTCACCGTCGTAGCCGTCGTCTTCATCGCCGTCAACTTCGCGCTCACCACCTTCGCGAGCTGGCTGGAGGGCAGGCTGCGCCGGAGGAAGAAGGGCACGGGCGTCGTTCTCGGAAAGGACGACTTGGAGGAACTCAACCCCGCCGGGATCGGTGGTACTCATGGAACCGGCGCCGGCGGCTCCATCTGA
- the recX gene encoding recombination regulator RecX has protein sequence MTRRTDWGEYAYPSAPESQGRRGTGGAAADGFGPYDDGASYGTPEPYDGEPHDADLHGGEPFEGESYGSEPFEGESYGSESYGGDVGRPTDGARAGGGSPGGARRRGGGGGRGAGGDERGRRGRGGRRRGGGESADRPEDGGTQNEGSSLSSRAERAESSGDPAERARAICLRLLTGTPRTRKQLADALHKREIPDEVADEVLSRFEEVGLINDSAFADAWVESRHHGRGLARRALARELRTKGVDSALIDEAVAQLDSEKEEATARELVARKLRSTRGLDRDKRLRRLAGMLARKGYPEGMALRVVRQALEEEGEDTDGLEDEGY, from the coding sequence GTGACACGCAGAACGGACTGGGGCGAGTACGCATACCCCAGTGCCCCTGAAAGCCAGGGGCGCCGGGGCACCGGGGGAGCCGCCGCAGACGGGTTCGGACCGTACGACGACGGGGCGTCGTACGGCACGCCCGAGCCCTACGACGGCGAACCGCATGACGCCGACCTGCACGGCGGTGAACCGTTCGAGGGCGAGTCGTACGGCAGCGAGCCGTTCGAGGGCGAGTCGTACGGCAGCGAGTCGTACGGCGGTGACGTCGGCCGACCGACCGATGGTGCGCGCGCCGGTGGGGGCTCGCCCGGCGGTGCTCGTCGGCGCGGCGGCGGTGGCGGGCGAGGTGCGGGCGGCGACGAGCGTGGCAGGCGCGGCCGTGGTGGTCGTCGGCGCGGCGGCGGGGAGTCGGCCGACCGCCCGGAGGACGGGGGAACTCAGAACGAGGGCTCGTCTCTCTCGTCGAGGGCCGAGAGAGCGGAGTCCTCAGGGGACCCAGCTGAGCGGGCGCGCGCGATCTGCCTGCGCCTGCTCACCGGGACCCCACGCACTCGGAAGCAACTTGCCGACGCCCTGCACAAAAGAGAGATCCCCGACGAGGTGGCGGACGAGGTGCTGTCGCGGTTCGAGGAGGTCGGCCTCATCAACGACAGCGCGTTCGCGGATGCCTGGGTGGAGTCCCGTCACCATGGGCGGGGCCTGGCCCGGCGAGCCCTCGCCCGGGAGTTGCGCACCAAGGGCGTCGACTCGGCGCTGATCGACGAGGCCGTCGCCCAGCTCGACTCCGAGAAGGAGGAGGCCACCGCACGCGAACTCGTCGCCCGCAAGCTGCGCTCCACCCGAGGCCTCGACCGGGACAAACGCCTCCGCCGCCTCGCGGGCATGCTCGCCCGCAAGGGCTATCCCGAGGGCATGGCCCTTCGCGTGGTCCGACAGGCACTGGAGGAGGAGGGGGAGGACACGGACGGGCTGGAGGACGAGGGGTACTGA
- a CDS encoding FAD-dependent monooxygenase: MDPVIIVGAGPVGLTLALALARQEVPSVVLDEGPGKDEQRLARTVVLHEDTAALLERLSGVPLTEAGFRWAGWRSLRRKQVMRQVRFGEADFDETDVPPREGSKGARGGPEDVVEGSADLPPLHIAQHVLTTALRDAIAGERLVKVAVESRVDAIEQEASGVTAHTRGPKSTWWRGSYLVGCDGPRSTVRKLQDIRFPGRTAVERHAVAALRAELPWPGEALLHRMPPWRMSGPSGGEVTARPLDEGLWRLDWLLPPGKDLVTPELLVARVRETLAGWRGGSTPPYDLLDTGVHTVHHRLARRWRVGRVFLAGDAAHLLGALGTQGLDEGLRDADNLAWKLALAWHHGPHEALLNSYQAERRAVVAARLRAADQVLPLLRGGKGLRSYVPGSSRGHDALLADGHLGRGPLGAPGAYTDSPLMPPRAASEAPVDTLPGAQVADVQVTAEDGSFVRLRDRLGRGALLVVLIAPGTGVWERKHWVSAGIMPRLAAAVSALPRPAELLVAESYPGAAAHTVLLLRPDGHLVTALSGVRPADLYAAAEATLGGAEQQAATTGAGARSR; the protein is encoded by the coding sequence GTGGACCCGGTGATCATCGTCGGAGCGGGGCCCGTGGGGCTCACGCTCGCCCTGGCGTTGGCGCGTCAGGAGGTGCCCTCCGTGGTCCTGGACGAGGGGCCGGGGAAGGACGAGCAGCGGCTCGCGCGGACGGTCGTGCTGCACGAGGACACGGCGGCTCTGCTGGAACGGTTGTCCGGCGTCCCGCTCACCGAGGCCGGGTTCCGCTGGGCCGGATGGCGGTCTCTGCGGCGCAAGCAGGTGATGCGTCAGGTCCGGTTCGGGGAGGCCGACTTCGACGAGACGGACGTCCCGCCCCGGGAGGGTTCGAAGGGCGCCCGCGGCGGCCCGGAGGATGTCGTCGAGGGCTCCGCCGACCTCCCCCCGCTCCACATCGCCCAGCACGTCCTCACCACCGCCTTGCGCGACGCGATCGCCGGCGAGCGGCTCGTCAAGGTCGCCGTGGAGAGTCGGGTGGACGCCATCGAGCAGGAGGCGTCCGGCGTCACGGCGCACACACGCGGGCCCAAGAGCACGTGGTGGCGGGGGAGTTACCTCGTGGGGTGCGACGGGCCGCGCTCGACGGTGCGCAAGTTGCAGGACATCCGCTTTCCGGGGCGTACGGCAGTGGAGCGGCATGCCGTCGCGGCGCTGCGCGCGGAACTCCCCTGGCCAGGAGAAGCGTTGCTGCACCGGATGCCGCCGTGGCGGATGTCGGGCCCTTCCGGCGGTGAGGTGACCGCGCGTCCGCTCGACGAGGGTCTCTGGCGCCTGGACTGGCTGCTGCCGCCGGGCAAGGACCTGGTGACGCCCGAGCTTCTCGTGGCCCGTGTCCGGGAGACGCTCGCGGGCTGGAGGGGTGGCTCCACACCTCCGTACGACCTGCTGGACACCGGTGTGCACACCGTGCACCACCGGCTGGCGAGGCGGTGGCGGGTCGGGCGGGTCTTCCTCGCCGGGGACGCCGCCCATCTGCTCGGGGCGCTCGGCACCCAGGGCCTGGACGAGGGGCTGCGGGACGCCGACAACCTCGCCTGGAAGCTGGCGCTGGCCTGGCACCACGGCCCGCACGAGGCGCTGCTCAACAGCTACCAGGCGGAACGGCGCGCGGTTGTCGCCGCCCGGCTGCGCGCCGCCGACCAGGTGCTGCCGCTGCTGCGCGGCGGCAAGGGGCTGCGGTCGTACGTCCCCGGCTCGTCCCGCGGCCACGACGCGCTGCTCGCGGACGGCCACTTGGGGCGCGGACCACTGGGTGCGCCGGGGGCGTACACCGACTCGCCGCTCATGCCTCCACGCGCCGCCTCCGAGGCACCGGTCGACACTCTGCCGGGCGCCCAGGTCGCCGACGTACAAGTGACCGCTGAGGACGGCTCGTTCGTACGGCTACGGGACCGGCTCGGGCGCGGGGCGCTGTTGGTGGTGCTGATCGCACCGGGTACGGGGGTGTGGGAGCGCAAGCACTGGGTGAGCGCCGGGATCATGCCCCGGCTCGCGGCCGCCGTGTCCGCCCTGCCGCGCCCCGCCGAGTTGCTGGTCGCCGAGAGCTATCCGGGCGCGGCCGCCCACACCGTGCTCCTGCTCCGTCCCGACGGACACCTCGTCACCGCGCTGAGCGGGGTACGCCCGGCCGACCTGTACGCGGCGGCGGAGGCGACGCTGGGCGGGGCGGAGCAGCAGGCCGCGACCACCGGGGCGGGTGCGCGTTCACGCTGA
- a CDS encoding TAXI family TRAP transporter solute-binding subunit → MVQVLPRIGGRRALLGSAALLVVLGLLAWWLWPHEEPPSGTVTLSTGAERGVYQEYGTRLRTAIADDMPRLKIDLEPSNGSQENVSLVAHGQADFAIAAADAVQAYLDDGKPGASRLRGLARLYDDYVQVVVPATSRIQTIADLKGKRVAVGPEGSGVRLISERLLAAAGLDIDKDIDPRDDTIGTSPGALRDGRIDAFIWSGGLPTRGLTDLADDGYEFRFVPISGALVAKLHDQGGVFTHYRASVMPADAYPDILDGSTVPTLTVANLLITRDDMDPRLTEWLTRMVIKSRDAIGQEVHAAQVVDLRTAIYTDPLRLHEGARRYYTSVKP, encoded by the coding sequence ATGGTCCAGGTACTCCCCCGCATCGGCGGGCGTCGCGCGCTACTGGGCTCGGCGGCCTTGCTGGTGGTCCTCGGGCTGCTGGCATGGTGGCTCTGGCCGCATGAGGAGCCCCCGAGCGGGACGGTCACGCTCAGCACGGGAGCCGAGCGGGGCGTCTACCAGGAGTACGGCACCCGGCTGCGGACGGCGATCGCCGACGACATGCCGCGCCTGAAGATCGACCTGGAGCCCAGCAACGGCTCCCAGGAGAACGTCAGCCTGGTGGCCCACGGGCAGGCCGACTTCGCCATCGCCGCGGCCGACGCCGTGCAGGCGTACCTGGACGACGGCAAGCCCGGCGCCAGCCGGCTGCGCGGCCTGGCACGGCTGTACGACGATTACGTGCAGGTCGTCGTCCCCGCCACCTCACGCATCCAGACCATCGCGGACCTCAAGGGCAAGCGGGTGGCCGTGGGGCCCGAGGGCTCCGGAGTGCGGCTGATCTCCGAACGTCTGCTGGCGGCGGCCGGCCTGGACATCGACAAGGACATCGACCCGCGGGACGACACCATCGGTACGAGCCCCGGCGCACTCCGCGACGGCAGGATCGACGCCTTCATCTGGTCGGGCGGCCTGCCCACCAGGGGCCTCACCGACCTCGCGGATGACGGCTACGAATTCCGGTTCGTCCCGATCAGTGGCGCCCTCGTGGCGAAGCTGCACGACCAGGGCGGGGTCTTCACCCACTACCGGGCATCCGTGATGCCCGCCGACGCCTACCCGGACATCCTCGACGGCTCCACCGTGCCCACCCTCACCGTGGCGAACCTGCTCATCACGCGCGACGACATGGATCCCCGGCTGACGGAGTGGCTGACCCGCATGGTCATCAAGAGCCGGGACGCGATCGGCCAGGAGGTCCACGCGGCCCAGGTGGTGGACCTGCGCACCGCGATCTACACGGACCCGCTGCGGCTGCACGAGGGCGCGCGGCGGTACTACACCTCGGTCAAGCCATGA
- a CDS encoding cupin domain-containing protein, translating to MSVSPASAPPVSTPTQAELLDFARRTAADAELIASLPLDPEGRTWVRLDGPGGSEAWLIGWPPGTGTGWHDHADSVGAFVTAAGRLKENSLAARLPTDGWKTLELTEDVDRERQLPAGKGRSFGRHHVHEVLNESTAEHAISVHAYYPPLPRIRRYSRTGQVLRLEQVERPEDWQ from the coding sequence ATGTCTGTCTCTCCCGCCTCCGCGCCGCCGGTCTCCACCCCCACGCAGGCCGAACTGCTCGACTTCGCGCGCCGGACCGCCGCCGACGCCGAGCTGATCGCCTCGTTGCCGCTCGACCCCGAGGGCCGCACCTGGGTGCGGCTCGACGGCCCCGGCGGCAGCGAGGCATGGCTCATCGGCTGGCCGCCCGGCACCGGGACCGGCTGGCACGACCACGCCGACTCGGTCGGCGCCTTCGTGACCGCCGCGGGCCGACTCAAGGAGAACTCCCTCGCCGCCCGGCTGCCCACCGACGGCTGGAAGACCCTGGAACTCACCGAAGACGTCGACCGCGAGCGGCAGTTGCCCGCCGGCAAGGGCCGTTCCTTCGGACGCCACCATGTGCACGAGGTCCTCAACGAGTCCACCGCGGAACACGCCATTTCCGTCCACGCCTACTACCCGCCGCTGCCCCGCATCCGCCGCTACAGCCGTACGGGACAGGTGCTGCGCCTGGAGCAGGTCGAGCGGCCGGAGGACTGGCAGTGA
- a CDS encoding HAMP domain-containing sensor histidine kinase — protein sequence MRTRLLPLLIVLMAAVLLALGMPLAVSLAAARQQEVVVDRIDDTARFAALAQFVTDSPSGSRLDDTTDGRQATLQRELDQYFRVYGIKAGVFYRAEDRPPMANAPYDWGVPTEGEGKDAFEEALLGRRPHDPEQVWPWQDGRLVVASPVIHDGDVVAVVVTDSPTDQMRSKILRGWLVIGAGEIAAMLLAVGAALRLTGWVLKPVRVLDVTTHAIASGRLKSRVAVASGPPELRRLARSFNEMADNVEDVLEQQRAFVADASHQLRNPLAALLLRIDLLALELPEGNAEIASVRTEGKRLAQVLDDLLDLALAEHAESDLRLTDVGELAAERVASWSPVADDKGVTLVGTCPATTAWADPVALSSALDAVIDNALKFTPAGETVEVEVATNGDLCTVVVTDGGPGLSDEELERVGDRFWRSTAHQNIKGSGLGLSISRALIAAGGGSISYAHHEPHGLKVTVTVPRSRPAA from the coding sequence GTGCGCACTCGTCTTCTTCCGCTGCTCATCGTCCTGATGGCCGCCGTGCTGCTGGCACTCGGCATGCCATTGGCGGTGAGTCTGGCGGCGGCGCGGCAGCAGGAGGTGGTCGTCGACCGTATCGACGACACGGCGCGCTTCGCGGCCCTCGCGCAGTTCGTCACCGACTCACCCAGTGGCTCGCGGCTGGACGACACGACCGACGGCCGCCAGGCGACCCTGCAGCGGGAACTCGATCAGTACTTCCGTGTGTACGGCATCAAGGCCGGCGTCTTCTACCGCGCCGAGGACCGGCCGCCCATGGCCAACGCGCCCTACGACTGGGGGGTGCCCACGGAGGGCGAGGGCAAGGACGCGTTCGAGGAGGCGCTGCTGGGGCGCCGGCCGCACGATCCGGAACAGGTGTGGCCCTGGCAGGACGGCCGCCTCGTCGTGGCGTCCCCGGTCATCCACGACGGTGACGTCGTCGCGGTCGTCGTCACCGACTCGCCCACCGACCAGATGCGCTCGAAGATCCTGCGCGGCTGGCTGGTCATCGGCGCGGGCGAGATCGCCGCGATGCTGCTCGCCGTCGGCGCCGCGCTGCGGCTGACGGGCTGGGTCCTCAAGCCGGTCCGCGTCCTCGACGTCACCACCCACGCCATCGCCTCCGGCCGGCTGAAGTCCCGGGTCGCGGTGGCCAGCGGTCCGCCGGAACTCCGGCGCCTGGCCCGGTCGTTCAACGAGATGGCCGACAACGTCGAGGACGTACTGGAGCAGCAGCGCGCCTTCGTCGCGGACGCCTCGCACCAGTTGCGCAACCCCCTCGCCGCGCTGCTGCTGCGCATCGACCTCCTCGCCCTCGAGCTGCCCGAGGGCAACGCGGAGATCGCCTCCGTGCGGACCGAGGGCAAGCGCCTCGCCCAGGTCCTCGACGACCTGCTCGACCTGGCGCTCGCCGAGCACGCCGAGTCCGACCTGCGCCTCACCGACGTGGGCGAGCTGGCCGCCGAGCGGGTCGCCTCCTGGTCGCCGGTCGCCGACGACAAGGGCGTGACACTGGTCGGCACCTGCCCGGCCACCACGGCCTGGGCCGACCCGGTCGCCCTGTCCAGTGCCCTGGACGCGGTGATCGACAACGCGCTGAAGTTCACGCCCGCCGGCGAGACCGTCGAAGTCGAGGTCGCCACGAACGGCGACCTCTGCACGGTCGTCGTCACCGACGGCGGCCCCGGGCTCAGCGACGAGGAACTGGAACGCGTCGGCGACCGTTTCTGGCGCAGCACCGCCCACCAGAACATCAAGGGCTCGGGCCTCGGGCTCTCCATCTCCCGGGCCCTCATAGCGGCGGGCGGCGGCTCCATCTCGTACGCCCACCACGAGCCGCACGGACTGAAGGTGACCGTGACGGTGCCCAGGTCGCGTCCGGCGGCCTGA
- a CDS encoding glutamate ABC transporter substrate-binding protein: MKLRKVSAAAATALVLALTATACGGDDSKDSGSDSGDGKKITIGIKFDQPGIGQKTADGKYTGFDVDVATYVAKELGYDADQIEWKEAKSADRETMLERGDVDFIAASYSINDEREKKVDFAGPYLLAHQDILVRSDDNSITKPEDLNSKNLCSVTGSTSAQNVKEKIAPKANLQQAGGYSECLTGLESKAMDALTTDDSILAGYAAQEQFKGKFKLAGFKLSNENYGIGVKEGSDLKAKINTALEKMVSDKSWDKAVQANFGPANYKNEPAPKIGDIVK, encoded by the coding sequence ATGAAGCTTCGCAAGGTCTCCGCCGCAGCGGCCACCGCCCTCGTCCTCGCTCTTACGGCCACCGCTTGTGGTGGTGACGACAGCAAGGACAGCGGGTCCGACTCCGGCGACGGCAAGAAGATCACGATCGGCATCAAGTTCGACCAGCCGGGCATCGGCCAGAAGACCGCTGACGGCAAGTACACGGGCTTCGACGTCGACGTGGCGACGTACGTCGCCAAGGAACTCGGCTACGACGCGGATCAGATCGAGTGGAAGGAAGCGAAGAGCGCCGACCGCGAGACGATGCTGGAGCGTGGTGACGTCGACTTCATCGCCGCCTCGTACTCGATCAACGACGAGCGTGAGAAGAAGGTCGACTTCGCCGGTCCGTACCTCCTCGCCCACCAGGACATCCTGGTCCGCTCCGACGACAACTCGATCACGAAGCCGGAGGACCTGAACTCCAAGAACCTCTGTTCGGTGACCGGGTCGACCTCGGCGCAGAATGTCAAGGAAAAGATCGCCCCGAAGGCCAACCTGCAGCAGGCAGGCGGCTACTCGGAGTGCCTCACCGGCCTGGAGAGCAAGGCCATGGACGCGCTGACCACCGACGACTCCATCCTCGCCGGCTACGCCGCGCAGGAGCAGTTCAAGGGCAAGTTCAAGCTCGCCGGCTTCAAGCTGAGCAACGAGAACTACGGCATCGGCGTCAAGGAGGGCAGCGACCTCAAGGCCAAGATCAACACGGCCCTGGAGAAGATGGTCTCCGACAAGTCCTGGGACAAGGCCGTGCAGGCCAACTTCGGTCCGGCGAACTACAAGAACGAGCCCGCGCCGAAGATCGGCGACATCGTCAAGTGA
- a CDS encoding putative leader peptide: MHLWRRVHMDLVRYAGCVCRPSC, from the coding sequence GTGCACCTGTGGCGGAGGGTCCATATGGACCTCGTCCGCTATGCGGGGTGCGTGTGTCGTCCGTCCTGCTGA
- a CDS encoding response regulator transcription factor produces the protein MRLLLVEDDNHVAAALSAVLARHGFDVTHARSGEEALQALVPEGNGFGVVLLDLGLPDQDGYEVCGKIRKRTSTPVIMVTARSDVRSRIHGLNLGADDYVVKPYDTGELLARIHAVARRRAPDEAVVPGDAGLRLGPVLIELPTRQVSVDGSVVQLTRKEFDLLALLAQRPGVVFRREQIISEVWRTSWEGTGRTLEVHVASLRSKLRMPALIETVRGVGYRLVAPTP, from the coding sequence ATGAGGCTGCTCCTCGTCGAGGACGACAATCACGTCGCGGCCGCCTTGTCCGCGGTCCTGGCCAGGCACGGCTTCGACGTCACGCATGCCCGCAGCGGCGAGGAGGCCCTCCAGGCGCTCGTCCCGGAGGGGAACGGCTTCGGCGTCGTCCTGCTCGATCTCGGCCTGCCCGACCAGGACGGTTACGAGGTCTGCGGCAAGATCCGCAAGCGCACCAGCACCCCGGTGATCATGGTGACGGCGCGCTCCGACGTTCGCTCCCGGATCCACGGCCTCAACCTCGGGGCCGACGACTACGTGGTCAAGCCGTACGACACCGGCGAACTGCTCGCCCGTATCCATGCCGTCGCCCGGCGCAGGGCCCCCGACGAGGCCGTGGTTCCCGGCGACGCGGGGCTGCGCCTCGGGCCCGTGCTCATCGAACTGCCCACGCGTCAGGTCAGTGTGGACGGTTCGGTCGTCCAGCTGACCCGCAAGGAGTTCGATCTGCTCGCGCTGCTGGCCCAGCGGCCCGGGGTGGTGTTCCGCCGGGAACAGATCATCAGCGAGGTGTGGCGCACCAGCTGGGAGGGGACGGGGCGCACCCTGGAAGTGCATGTCGCCTCCTTGCGGTCCAAGCTGCGCATGCCCGCCCTGATCGAGACGGTGCGCGGGGTCGGCTACCGGCTGGTGGCCCCGACGCCGTAG
- a CDS encoding amino acid ABC transporter ATP-binding protein: MTEVSVAKDAVAATEDLVVLKSVNKHFGALHVLQDIDLTIARGEVVVVIGPSGSGKSTLCRTINRLESIDSGDILIDGKPLPAEGKALARLRADVGMVFQSFNLFAHKTVLENVMLGQIKVRKADKKKAEEKARNLLDRVGVGSQADKYPAQLSGGQQQRVAIARALAMDPKVMLFDEPTSALDPEMINEVLEVMQQLARDGMTMVVVTHEMGFARSAANRVVFMADGRIVEEAVPDQFFSNPRSDRAKDFLSKILHH; encoded by the coding sequence ATGACCGAAGTTTCGGTGGCCAAGGACGCAGTGGCCGCGACCGAGGATCTGGTCGTCCTGAAGAGCGTCAACAAGCACTTCGGCGCGTTGCACGTGCTCCAGGACATCGATCTGACCATCGCCAGGGGCGAGGTCGTCGTGGTGATCGGGCCCTCCGGGTCCGGCAAGTCCACCCTGTGCCGCACCATCAACCGCCTGGAGTCCATCGACTCCGGCGACATCCTGATCGACGGCAAGCCGCTGCCCGCGGAGGGCAAGGCGCTCGCGCGACTGCGGGCCGATGTCGGCATGGTGTTCCAGTCGTTCAATCTCTTCGCGCACAAGACCGTGCTCGAGAACGTGATGCTCGGACAGATCAAGGTCCGCAAGGCCGACAAGAAGAAGGCCGAGGAGAAGGCCCGGAATCTGCTGGACCGGGTCGGTGTGGGCAGCCAGGCGGACAAGTACCCCGCTCAGCTCTCGGGCGGCCAGCAGCAGCGCGTCGCGATCGCGCGAGCGCTGGCGATGGACCCGAAGGTCATGCTCTTCGACGAGCCGACCTCCGCGCTCGACCCCGAGATGATCAACGAGGTCCTGGAGGTCATGCAGCAGCTCGCCCGCGACGGCATGACCATGGTCGTGGTCACCCACGAGATGGGCTTCGCCCGATCGGCTGCCAACCGGGTCGTATTCATGGCTGACGGCCGCATCGTCGAAGAGGCTGTGCCGGACCAGTTCTTCAGCAACCCCCGCAGCGACCGGGCCAAGGACTTCCTTTCGAAGATCCTGCACCACTGA
- a CDS encoding amino acid ABC transporter permease, with protein sequence MFDFLEGYDLLEAFWTTVQLTVYSAIGSLIWGTLLAAMRVSPVPLMRGFGTTYVNVVRNIPLTIIIVFTSLGLFQTLGIDLGAERFETINFRLAVLGLIAYTAAFVCEALRSGINTVPVGQAEAARAIGLNFSQVLSLVILPQAFRSVVGPLANVLIALTKNTTVAAAIGVAEAALLMKEMIENEAQLILISAIFAFGFCCLTLPTGLFLGWVSKKVAVKR encoded by the coding sequence GTGTTCGACTTTCTTGAAGGCTACGACCTGCTAGAGGCGTTCTGGACGACGGTGCAGCTCACCGTCTACTCGGCCATCGGCTCCCTGATCTGGGGCACTCTGTTGGCTGCCATGCGGGTCAGCCCTGTCCCCCTGATGCGCGGATTCGGCACCACCTATGTGAACGTGGTGCGGAACATCCCGCTGACGATCATCATCGTCTTCACCTCGCTGGGCCTCTTCCAGACGCTGGGTATCGACCTCGGCGCCGAGCGGTTCGAGACCATCAACTTCCGGCTCGCCGTACTCGGTCTGATCGCCTACACCGCGGCGTTCGTCTGCGAGGCACTGCGCTCCGGTATCAACACCGTGCCGGTCGGCCAGGCAGAGGCCGCCCGCGCCATCGGGCTGAACTTCAGCCAGGTGCTGAGCCTGGTGATTCTTCCTCAGGCGTTCCGCTCCGTCGTCGGGCCGCTGGCAAACGTACTGATCGCACTGACCAAGAACACCACGGTCGCCGCTGCGATCGGCGTGGCCGAGGCAGCGCTGCTGATGAAGGAGATGATCGAGAACGAAGCCCAGCTCATCCTCATCTCCGCCATTTTCGCGTTCGGGTTCTGCTGCCTCACCCTCCCGACCGGTCTGTTCCTCGGCTGGGTGAGCAAGAAGGTGGCGGTGAAACGATGA